In Archangium violaceum, the following are encoded in one genomic region:
- the meaB gene encoding methylmalonyl Co-A mutase-associated GTPase MeaB — protein MRNIDDGEPEATESLRELFPKTGKAYIIGITGSPGAGKSTLTDRLIAHLRKAGKTVGVIAVDPTSPFTGGAILGDRIRMQDHATDPGVFIRSLATRGHLGGLSRATGDCIRVMDAMGRDVIIVETVGVGQDEIDIAQMAHTTIVVTVPGMGDDIQAIKAGILEVADLFAVNKADLDGADRVVRELRMMLELRHAVKAPPMDHDAHHRMVIAKAQGTHVEEPAGPREWEPPILKVMAARDQGVAELLKGIEEHRAFLEETGQRKQKERNRAAAQFVALLRERLLSSALARLERERGQLDEVAGRIAERQADPYALAEELASQLSE, from the coding sequence ATGCGCAACATCGATGATGGCGAGCCGGAGGCCACCGAGTCCCTGCGCGAGCTGTTCCCGAAGACGGGGAAGGCCTACATCATTGGAATCACGGGCTCGCCGGGCGCGGGCAAGTCCACGCTGACGGATCGGCTCATCGCCCACCTGCGCAAGGCGGGCAAGACGGTGGGCGTCATCGCGGTGGACCCCACCAGCCCCTTCACGGGGGGCGCCATCCTCGGCGATCGCATCCGCATGCAGGATCACGCCACGGATCCGGGCGTCTTCATCCGCTCGCTGGCCACGCGCGGGCACCTGGGCGGCTTGTCGCGCGCCACGGGCGACTGCATCCGGGTGATGGATGCCATGGGGCGCGACGTCATCATCGTGGAGACGGTGGGCGTGGGGCAGGATGAGATCGACATCGCCCAGATGGCGCACACCACCATCGTGGTGACGGTGCCGGGCATGGGCGACGACATCCAGGCCATCAAGGCGGGCATCCTCGAGGTGGCGGATCTCTTCGCGGTGAACAAGGCCGACCTGGACGGAGCGGACCGGGTGGTGCGCGAGCTGCGGATGATGCTGGAGCTGCGCCACGCGGTGAAGGCGCCGCCCATGGACCATGACGCCCACCACCGCATGGTGATTGCCAAGGCCCAGGGCACGCACGTGGAGGAGCCGGCGGGGCCTCGCGAGTGGGAGCCGCCCATCCTCAAGGTGATGGCCGCGAGGGATCAGGGCGTGGCCGAGCTGCTCAAGGGCATCGAGGAGCACCGGGCCTTCCTGGAGGAGACGGGCCAGCGCAAGCAGAAGGAGCGCAACCGGGCGGCGGCGCAGTTCGTGGCCCTGCTGCGCGAGCGGCTGCTGAGCAGCGCGCTGGCGCGGCTGGAGCGCGAGCGTGGCCAGTTGGACGAGGTGGCCGGGCGCATCGCCGAGCGCCAGGCGGATCCCTACGCGCTCGCCGAGGAGCTCGCGAGCCAGCTCTCGGAGTAG
- the rnc gene encoding ribonuclease III produces MQPEECVRALEQRLGTTFSRPELARTALTHKTYVNERPNEGLQDNQRLEFLGDAVVNLVIAHRLMDRFPNADEGELSRLRARVVDEKGLTRVARRLELGELLLLGRGEDRHGGRDKSSILADAVEAIMAAVYLCSGLEKVRELVERHFSELLDEVTLSLVRDFKTQLQEIVQERLKVPPRYQVVSESGPEHQKTFEVEVSIGPDPYARASGHSKRDAEQSAAHIALQLFEQRWQEGLVTGQQPAPAAPAPQQAPVPGPKDDTPV; encoded by the coding sequence ATGCAACCCGAAGAGTGTGTGCGGGCCCTGGAGCAGCGGCTCGGGACGACGTTCTCCCGTCCCGAGCTGGCCCGCACCGCGTTGACGCACAAGACGTACGTCAACGAGCGTCCCAACGAGGGACTGCAGGACAACCAGCGGCTGGAGTTCCTCGGGGACGCGGTGGTGAACCTGGTCATCGCCCACCGGCTGATGGACCGTTTCCCCAACGCCGACGAGGGCGAGCTGTCGAGGCTGCGGGCCCGCGTCGTCGACGAGAAGGGGCTGACCCGGGTGGCCCGCCGGCTGGAGCTGGGCGAGCTGCTGCTGCTCGGGCGGGGCGAGGACCGCCATGGGGGCCGGGACAAGAGCTCCATCCTCGCCGATGCGGTCGAGGCCATCATGGCCGCGGTGTACCTCTGCTCCGGCCTGGAGAAGGTCCGGGAGCTGGTGGAGCGGCACTTCTCCGAGCTCCTGGACGAGGTGACGCTGTCGCTCGTCCGGGACTTCAAGACGCAGCTGCAGGAGATCGTCCAGGAGCGCCTCAAGGTGCCGCCCCGCTACCAGGTGGTCTCCGAGTCCGGGCCCGAGCACCAGAAGACCTTCGAGGTCGAGGTGAGCATCGGTCCGGACCCGTACGCGCGGGCCTCCGGGCACAGCAAGCGGGACGCGGAGCAGTCCGCGGCACACATCGCCCTGCAGCTGTTCGAGCAGCGGTGGCAGGAGGGGCTGGTCACCGGACAACAGCCAGCGCCCGCCGCCCCGGCCCCCCAGCAAGCGCCTGTCCCGGGTCCGAAGGACGACACCCCGGTCTGA
- a CDS encoding peptidylprolyl isomerase produces the protein MGMMDEARAGNDLYATFDTTEGKIVVKLFAKDAPETVQNFVGLATGEKEWTHPGTRERMTGKPLYDGTIFHRCIPNFMIQGGDPLGQGIGGPGYKFKDEFQSGRRFDKKGLLAMANAGPNSNGSQFFITVVPTPHLNNRHTIFGEVVTGQDIADRIANEIPKGAGDRPRKDVVINKLTISTSPA, from the coding sequence ATGGGAATGATGGATGAGGCGCGTGCGGGCAATGATCTCTACGCCACCTTCGATACCACCGAGGGAAAGATCGTCGTGAAGCTCTTCGCGAAGGACGCGCCGGAGACGGTGCAGAACTTCGTGGGGCTCGCCACCGGAGAGAAGGAGTGGACCCATCCGGGCACGCGCGAGCGTATGACGGGCAAGCCGCTCTACGACGGGACGATCTTCCACCGCTGTATCCCGAACTTCATGATCCAGGGTGGAGATCCGCTTGGTCAGGGCATTGGCGGGCCGGGCTACAAGTTCAAGGATGAGTTCCAGAGCGGCCGCCGTTTCGACAAGAAGGGCCTGCTGGCCATGGCCAACGCCGGCCCCAACAGCAACGGCAGCCAGTTCTTCATCACGGTCGTGCCGACGCCGCACCTCAACAACCGGCACACCATCTTCGGCGAGGTCGTCACGGGCCAGGACATCGCCGACCGCATCGCCAACGAGATTCCCAAGGGCGCGGGCGATCGGCCGCGCAAGGATGTGGTGATCAACAAGCTGACCATCTCGACCTCCCCGGCCTAG
- the era gene encoding GTPase Era, whose product MAPQQTHRSGFAALIGRPNVGKSTLLNQLTGEKLAIVSPKPQTTRNRILGVVTRPEGQVAFLDTPGIHQAKGELNRYMVDVALQAADEVDLVLFVVEPTGADKPEVSPGNRFILERLQKAGKPTFLVINKIDTVPKPVLLPLIDLYRNEFPFAEVVPISAKEDDGVENLFQAVLQHLPEGEPLFPEDVLTDQAEKTLVAEYIREQVLRHCRQEIPYSTAVLVDFFDESEREPPPGTPPGKLAGLIRIAASIYVERDSQKAIIIGKQGQMLKTIGTDARKSIQRLLGAHVYLSLRVRVEPRWSERPEGLKKLGYE is encoded by the coding sequence ATGGCTCCACAGCAGACACACCGCAGCGGGTTCGCCGCGCTCATTGGCCGTCCCAACGTGGGCAAGAGCACGCTGCTCAATCAATTGACTGGCGAGAAGCTCGCCATCGTCTCTCCCAAGCCGCAGACCACCCGGAACCGGATTCTGGGCGTGGTGACGCGGCCGGAGGGGCAGGTGGCCTTCCTCGACACGCCCGGCATCCACCAGGCCAAGGGCGAGCTCAACCGTTACATGGTGGACGTGGCCCTGCAGGCGGCCGACGAGGTGGACCTGGTCCTCTTCGTCGTCGAGCCGACGGGCGCGGACAAACCCGAGGTGAGTCCGGGCAACCGGTTCATCCTCGAGCGGCTGCAGAAGGCGGGCAAGCCCACCTTCCTGGTCATCAACAAGATCGACACGGTGCCCAAGCCGGTGCTGCTGCCGCTCATCGACCTGTACCGCAACGAGTTCCCCTTCGCCGAGGTGGTGCCCATCTCCGCGAAGGAGGACGACGGGGTGGAGAATCTCTTCCAGGCGGTGCTCCAGCACCTGCCCGAGGGAGAACCACTCTTCCCCGAGGACGTGCTCACGGATCAAGCGGAGAAGACCCTGGTGGCGGAGTACATCCGCGAGCAGGTGCTCCGACACTGCCGGCAGGAGATTCCGTACTCGACGGCGGTCCTGGTGGACTTCTTCGACGAGTCCGAGCGCGAGCCACCGCCTGGAACGCCCCCCGGCAAGTTGGCGGGCCTCATCCGGATCGCCGCCTCCATCTACGTGGAGCGCGACAGCCAGAAGGCCATCATCATCGGGAAGCAGGGGCAGATGCTGAAGACGATCGGGACGGACGCGCGCAAATCCATCCAGCGGTTGCTGGGGGCGCACGTGTACCTCTCGCTACGGGTCCGGGTGGAGCCTCGCTGGAGCGAGCGTCCCGAGGGCCTCAAGAAGTTGGGTTACGAGTAG